From Oligoflexia bacterium:
GACCACCACCAACGTCAAAATAAGTGATTCCTAAGCCCATTTTTTTAAGTTGAGCATAAATGCGCGCACCTTCACCCACAGCATCTTTAATAGTTCGAATATTTGTGAGCTGACTGCCCACATGAAAATGAAACAACTGAACTGCTTTTTCTTGGCCCGCTGCTTTTACGATTTCTACAGCCTTGATCAATTCAGGAATTGTAAGACCAAACTTTGCGTAGTCACCACTGGAACCCTCCCACTTACCAATACCTTTGGTTGTGAGCTTGGCCCTGAGACCAATCATAGGTTCAACTTGCATTTCTTGAGCAACTTTTAATAACAAAGGAAGTTCAGATAACTTTTCAATTACAACAACAACTTTGCGACCTAGTTTGCGACCCAAAAGGGCTAACCGCATAAACTCTTCATCTTTGTAGCCATTGCAGACAGTAATCGCATCAGGGTCTGTGTTTAGACCCAGAACTACTAATAACTCACCTTTACTGCCCGCTTCTAAACCGTAGTGATAAGGGGCTCCAGCATCAACAATCTCCTCAACCACTTCAGCCATTTGATTTACTTTAATCGGATAAACACCAAAGTACCTGCCCGTGTATGAGTTATCTTGAATGGCTTTACTAAAAGCCTCATTGAGAACCTTTACTCTTGTGCGCAAAATGTCTTGAAATCGAATAACACACGGAAATTTTAGACCCTTTTCACGAACGTCTTCGACGATATCCATGATGTCGATACTTGGCCCGGGCTTGCCATTGGGATGAACGCACATATTGCCCTTATCATTCACACCAAAAAAACCTGCGCCCCAGTTTTCAATATTGTAGTGCTCAAGAGCTTGCTCAACTGTCCAGCTATTGCCGTTACCGTTAGTCGCATTTTTTATATCTGGTTGATTTGTGGAAAGTGGGTTTACAGCAGTAATGGTTGGATGCGTTGTTGCCACTTGGTTTCCTCTTTAAATGAGTAACTTGAAAAGCTAATGATCTTCTGTGTTTTTTTATACACTAAAGTCAACTGAGCACAAAATTATTTTTTCGTTAAGTCATGAAATGCCGGCTGTTGACTTTCAATACTTCGCTGAGGTCTATTTACTCCTGAAAATGAAAATCTCTGTTGTGGTTCCCGTATTTAATCATGTGCATCTGACCCAGCGATGCCTTCCCTCACTCGTTGAAGGAGCTCATCAAGCACATCAGCTGGTGATTATTGACAATCACTCAACCGATAACACCCCAGAATATCTCAGGGAATTTAAGAAAAAAGCAGAACTCAAAGGATGGTCCGTCATTATCGTGACCAACGAAAAAAACCTGGGAGTCGGCGCTGCATTTAACCAAGGTATTAAAAACTCCACTGGTGATTTCATCGCACTTTTGAATAACGATACCTGGCTGATGCCAAATTGGGACTCAAGCTTGCTGCTAGCCACTGAAACCCTTGGTGGCGCAATGATTGCCCCTTATTACGATGAAACACCTTTTGACGAAAAACAAATCCCCCTTAAGGCTCAACAGTTTATTCAACGCAATTATGCAAAACATTCTCACGATTGGGCTGCGATCTTAATGTTTTTTAGGCGGGACACTTTTGAAAAAGTAGGGGTTTTTGATGAGCGCTATTTCGTAGGATACGAAGACCGCGATCTACAAGAACGCATGGATCGCGCCGGTTTAAAGTATTACAAAACCGGTTCGTGTTTTATCTGGCATCACTCAAAAGGCACACGTGATTCTGCAAATCTTCCATCAGGATATGAACAAGACAGCCTTCAAAAATTTATATCTAAATGGGGTTTTGATCCAAGACCACTTGAGAATACAAAGTTTCAAAAATACCGCCGCAAATGGATCAGATTTAAAAATAAGTTTGGGTATTTTTAATACCGGTAAAAGAAAATTTAGAGTAACGCGTTGATACTTGCTAATGAATTTATACAGGTTTCTAGGGCTTTTTCATAAGGTGATACTCGCGGCAGTCGCTTTAAAACTTTAAGTCTTTCAATAACGATATCTCTTCGCTGATTGAATGCTCTGATATTAGCAGGCGAAACTCCCACCGTATTCTTAAGCTTAAAATGCAAAAGTTTTTGAGCCACCTCGTCGCCAGGAAGATACTCATCTGGAATATCTAAGAGTATCGGTTCACGAAATATAAATCCATGGTCAATGGCCACCACGCGATCACGCCATAATAAAAGCCAATTACCTTCGTGACGATCTCCATTACTTAAAAGATAATCTAAAAGATAAAGATTTTTGTATTCAGGCGGGTAAGGCCTAATAGTAAAATCAGCAGCACCCCGCAGTGGCCCTTCAAATCCAGCTATAGTATCATCAACCATAATCTGAACTGAAATACGGTATTCCCTGCCGTTGAATTTATAGATTCTATCTACAGTCGCAGGAATAAGGTAAAGGCCTAAAGCCTCTGAAACTTGGTAGGCTAGAACTTCATTTTCAATATGATAGAATTTCGCGATTACATGCTCTCCGGTGCTTAAGTAGCCTTTGTGAAAGCTTAACTTTTTATCGATTAATATATCGATAAACCCACTTGCAGGTGAGGATGCCTTCATTCTTAGCTCGAGTTCTTTTTTAAATTTTTCAGCCAGTGTATGATTGCCAGCTTCTTGATATGACCAAATAGCCTGCTGGAACTGATTATTTTTAATGTATAACTCTGCTTGCTCAACAAGCTGTTGAGAAGTGAATGTGGAGGCGGCAGCAGTCAAGGCGCAAAAAAGGCTCAGCGCCTATATAAAGATTAGCCTTTTTAGGCTCCTAAAATGGTTTAAATACACCTCTACTGACATACCGAAATCAAGGATTCAACGTCTGTGCCAGTTCAACTTTTTAATTAAAACTGAAAATACAAAAATGGCGAATTTTCATTGGCTATAATTCTAAACATGCAGAGTAAAAACAAGCCCGCAAACACATAGGCCATAGCTGGGCGCCAGCGGTGTTTTAGCTCCATAGTATTTGGAGCAATGTGAGCAATCAAACCAGCAATAAAAATAAATCCAACTAGCGAACCAACAGGCTGAGGCAACAAACCACTTTGCATTGAAAACATTTTATCTATAACAGCGTTGGCATGCCCTAATATTTCAGATCTAAAATACACCCACCCGATCACCACACACAAAAATGTAATAAATTGACCGATGAACTTTGGCAGTTGAATACTCACATGGTTCTTAAATAAATTATTAATCGTCAGTAAAACTCCATGAAACGCGCCCCACACAATAAATGTCCAGTTAGCTCCGTGCCACAGACCGCCCAAGAGCATTGTGATTAATAAATTCACATGGGTTCGCACTTCTCCACGACGATTTCCACCAAGTGGAATGTACAAGTAATCTCTAAGCCACGTTGAAAGGCTGATATGCCAACGACGCCAAAAATCACTAATGCTCACGGCCTTGTAAGGTGAATTAAAATTCTGTGGAATTCTAATTCCAAACATAAGACCCAAGCCCACGGCCATATCGCTATAACCTGAAAAATCAAAATACAGTTGATAGGTGTAGCCAAGGGCCAGTAACCAACTTCCCTCTGTACCCATAAGGCCAGCGTTTTTAAATGCTGGATCTATAATTGTGGCGATACTATCAGCAATGAGTACTTTCTTACTTAAACCTATAAGAAAAATTGAAATACCCTCTTCGATTTTTGCAAACTGATTTGATTTATCAATATTTTCTAAATCATCTTCAATTTGTCTAAAACGCACTATGGGCCCGGCCACTAATTGAGAAAAAAGCGATACGTAACATGAGAATTCAAAAAAGTTTTTCGTTGGTTTAATAACACCACGATACGCATCAATCACATAACTCATGGTGTGAAACGTGTAGAATGAAATTCCAACTGGTAAAATAATATTAAGATGTGTGATGGGAATCGGAGCACCAGCAGCTGAAAAAACCGCTGCTACAGAATCGATAAAGAAATTATAATATTTGAAAAACCCTAAGAGTGTTAAATCAATAACAACGGCAATGAGCATGGCTCGTTTTTTTTGAATTTGTGTATTCGCAGACAATATTGCTCGACCGGCGATATAACTTACAAGTGTTGAAAAAAGCATAAGCAGACAGAACTTCGCATTCCACCATCCGTAGAACACATAACCTGTGGCTGTGAGCCAAATATAACGACTGGTTTTAGTTTTAAGTCGCCAGTACACAAAGTAGGTCACTGGCAAGAAAGCGAATATGAATATGACGCTGTTAAATAACAAAGAAGTGCTCCTCTACTTTGTTTTTAACAGAAGAAAATTCAGCTAGCTAGTACGGAAAACTGCCAACAACACCATCTAGGCCCGGCGCAAGTTTGACCCCCGCTGCTGTAGGTACTGTTGTGTATGTCCAGGATTCTCCAATTTGAGTTGTCATTGATACATTAGCAGTTGCATGACTCACACGACCGCCTCCAGTTAAAACCGCATAACCAGGCACTGCAGGA
This genomic window contains:
- a CDS encoding MBOAT family protein; its protein translation is MYWRLKTKTSRYIWLTATGYVFYGWWNAKFCLLMLFSTLVSYIAGRAILSANTQIQKKRAMLIAVVIDLTLLGFFKYYNFFIDSVAAVFSAAGAPIPITHLNIILPVGISFYTFHTMSYVIDAYRGVIKPTKNFFEFSCYVSLFSQLVAGPIVRFRQIEDDLENIDKSNQFAKIEEGISIFLIGLSKKVLIADSIATIIDPAFKNAGLMGTEGSWLLALGYTYQLYFDFSGYSDMAVGLGLMFGIRIPQNFNSPYKAVSISDFWRRWHISLSTWLRDYLYIPLGGNRRGEVRTHVNLLITMLLGGLWHGANWTFIVWGAFHGVLLTINNLFKNHVSIQLPKFIGQFITFLCVVIGWVYFRSEILGHANAVIDKMFSMQSGLLPQPVGSLVGFIFIAGLIAHIAPNTMELKHRWRPAMAYVFAGLFLLCMFRIIANENSPFLYFQF
- a CDS encoding glycosyltransferase family 2 protein; its protein translation is MKISVVVPVFNHVHLTQRCLPSLVEGAHQAHQLVIIDNHSTDNTPEYLREFKKKAELKGWSVIIVTNEKNLGVGAAFNQGIKNSTGDFIALLNNDTWLMPNWDSSLLLATETLGGAMIAPYYDETPFDEKQIPLKAQQFIQRNYAKHSHDWAAILMFFRRDTFEKVGVFDERYFVGYEDRDLQERMDRAGLKYYKTGSCFIWHHSKGTRDSANLPSGYEQDSLQKFISKWGFDPRPLENTKFQKYRRKWIRFKNKFGYF